A genome region from Bombilactobacillus bombi includes the following:
- the tnpA gene encoding IS200/IS605 family transposase, with amino-acid sequence MSKDDNSLAHTRWNCKYHIVFTPKYRRKVIYGKLRQDIGHILRRLCELKEVEIIEAHAMPDHIHMLVKIPPKISVASFMGYLKGRSAVIIHERHANLKYKYGNRSFWARGYYASTVGLNQKTIEKYIREQEAEDRLQDTISKREYLDPFKKH; translated from the coding sequence TTGTCTAAAGACGATAATAGCTTAGCACATACACGCTGGAATTGTAAATATCATATCGTATTTACACCTAAATACCGAAGGAAAGTAATTTATGGGAAATTGAGACAAGATATCGGTCACATTTTGCGACGCTTATGCGAACTTAAAGAAGTAGAAATCATTGAAGCTCATGCAATGCCAGACCATATTCATATGCTGGTTAAGATTCCTCCAAAAATCAGTGTTGCCAGTTTTATGGGATATCTAAAAGGCAGAAGTGCTGTCATTATCCATGAGCGGCATGCGAATCTGAAATATAAATATGGCAATCGCAGTTTTTGGGCTAGAGGATATTATGCCAGTACCGTCGGGTTAAATCAAAAAACGATTGAAAAATATATTCGAGAACAGGAAGCAGAAGACCGCTTACAAGATACGATTAGTAAAAGAGAATATCTAGATCCCTTTAAGAAACATTAA
- a CDS encoding PTS sugar transporter subunit IIB, with protein sequence MSKIYSALIACRTGMGSSMMLKIKVNQVVRENKFPFDVAHDVIDAAKGINPDLLITMEDLVPDVKGEVRNIIGIKDLTDKAEIKEKLQKFLNDQNDNS encoded by the coding sequence ATGAGTAAAATATATTCAGCTTTGATTGCATGTAGAACAGGAATGGGTTCTTCTATGATGTTGAAAATTAAAGTAAATCAAGTTGTGCGTGAAAACAAATTTCCATTTGATGTAGCCCATGATGTTATTGATGCAGCTAAAGGGATTAATCCAGATTTATTAATAACAATGGAAGATCTTGTGCCAGATGTTAAGGGGGAAGTACGTAATATTATTGGTATTAAAGATTTGACTGATAAAGCAGAGATTAAAGAGAAGTTACAAAAGTTTTTAAACGATCAAAATGATAATTCTTAG
- a CDS encoding PTS ascorbate transporter subunit IIC produces MNGILAFIVDLLSTASIMIGLISFVGLVVQKETPTKVINGTIKTIVGFLVFSIGSAAATTALNDFQALFAKGFHLQGVLPLAEAVTALAQQRFGTVVALVMTLGFVINLVVARLTPMKYIFLTGQHSLYLSALCTIMLKSVGLSNTYIIIIGGLIVGFMSAAMPAIAQPGMRKVTGGDDIALGHYVSLGYALSSWLGKKFGDSEKSTEKMKLPGWLSIFKDYVIGVSITMVIFYYIAAFFAGQSQVEHLSHGVNWLIYPLLQGLQFSASLYVIITGVRLLLGEIVNAFVGISEKIIPNAKPALDVPVVFPYAPTATVIGFISAYAAGLLMMFVFAAFHMPVIIPVAVPYFFIGATAGVFGNATGGWKGCIIGSFVVGILIAVGPSLVYPVLSSIGLKGTAFPETDFNAVALIIKYVGQLFQSIF; encoded by the coding sequence TTGAATGGTATTTTAGCGTTTATCGTAGATTTGCTTAGTACCGCTTCTATTATGATTGGCTTAATTTCTTTTGTTGGTTTAGTAGTCCAAAAGGAAACGCCTACAAAAGTAATTAATGGAACTATTAAAACTATTGTTGGATTTTTGGTTTTTAGCATTGGTAGCGCAGCAGCAACAACAGCATTAAATGATTTTCAAGCCTTATTTGCTAAAGGGTTTCACTTACAAGGTGTATTGCCTTTAGCAGAAGCTGTTACCGCATTAGCTCAACAACGATTTGGTACAGTAGTTGCTTTAGTTATGACTTTAGGTTTTGTCATTAATTTAGTTGTTGCTCGTCTAACTCCTATGAAATATATCTTTTTAACAGGACAACATAGTTTATATTTATCAGCTTTATGTACTATCATGCTTAAATCAGTTGGCTTAAGTAACACTTATATTATTATTATTGGTGGTTTAATTGTTGGATTTATGTCAGCAGCTATGCCTGCAATTGCGCAACCAGGGATGCGTAAAGTCACTGGTGGCGATGATATTGCTTTAGGGCACTACGTTTCATTAGGATACGCACTGTCTAGCTGGCTAGGAAAAAAATTTGGCGACTCAGAAAAAAGTACTGAAAAGATGAAGCTACCTGGCTGGTTAAGTATTTTTAAAGATTATGTTATTGGTGTGTCTATTACAATGGTTATATTTTATTATATAGCAGCTTTTTTTGCTGGACAATCTCAAGTAGAACATCTTTCTCATGGTGTTAATTGGCTTATATACCCATTGCTTCAAGGTTTACAGTTTTCAGCATCTTTATATGTAATTATTACTGGAGTTCGTCTTTTATTAGGCGAGATTGTTAATGCATTTGTAGGTATTTCAGAAAAAATTATTCCTAATGCTAAACCAGCTCTTGATGTTCCTGTTGTATTTCCGTATGCTCCTACAGCAACTGTTATTGGTTTCATTTCTGCTTATGCAGCAGGCTTATTAATGATGTTTGTATTTGCAGCTTTTCATATGCCAGTTATTATACCAGTTGCTGTTCCTTACTTTTTTATTGGTGCTACTGCAGGTGTATTTGGTAATGCTACTGGTGGCTGGAAAGGATGTATTATTGGATCCTTTGTTGTAGGTATTTTAATTGCTGTGGGTCCTTCTTTAGTTTATCCAGTTTTATCTTCAATTGGATTAAAAGGGACCGCCTTTCCAGAAACAGATTTCAATGCTGTTGCTTTAATTATTAAATATGTTGGTCAATTATTTCAAAGTATCTTTTAA
- a CDS encoding BglG family transcription antiterminator yields MLAHNEKEIIDFLINSNSYVTAKEIANQLLLSTKTVYRTIKHLNSTYSSNKLIDSKKGRGFRINYYNYLKEVKIHKFSKKYTADDRRKEILLKLLMVSPHSVKLRSLFGQFYLSDTVINHDLKVIKSILKSYSLSLSRRNYRIKIIGKEINIRKALQDILIKQNTSYLYTKNGIDFNTIRFCVKELEFINKKLKEEVPYPYNVNILSHLYILIMRYNSDSIKHPSLNNLTQEDINIIKNNKTAYVLAKQVIEHVETFLKARLPNNEIYFLLQYLLSSHLDIMDKIEDYGFKYDLVKRVTNFYIKNVINSLDLHTVDNEFKKDLSNHIRPMINRLYNSINIHNILLQDIKREYLPLFNIIVETSRQLSKKYKLPKISDAENGFITLYFARYLEQNRQYIRALVVCTTGIATAQLIKTKIQACFNNIIVVGDAASADIKRQLIKYSPIDLIISTIPLNENLGIPIVIVGALLTQQDKKRINDMISRILGSEKMLSDITNESLINLNIKATDWKDAIRKSSASLVREGYATKEYVEGMIKASEESGPYIVISKGVALPHARPELGAKKIGITITTLNTPINFGNYNNDPVKFVFSLCAIDNKSHLKAMSELVNFISNRIFLKKLEKENNPSDVYKLIQEFEMRYNENE; encoded by the coding sequence ATGTTAGCTCACAACGAAAAAGAAATTATTGATTTTTTGATAAATAGTAATTCCTATGTAACAGCTAAAGAAATTGCTAATCAATTATTATTATCTACCAAAACAGTTTATCGTACAATTAAACATCTAAATTCTACATACTCCTCTAACAAATTGATAGATAGCAAAAAAGGAAGGGGGTTTAGAATTAACTATTATAACTATTTAAAGGAGGTTAAAATTCATAAATTTTCTAAAAAATATACAGCTGATGATCGTAGAAAAGAAATTTTATTGAAACTATTAATGGTTTCGCCGCATTCAGTGAAATTAAGGTCACTTTTTGGACAATTTTATTTGAGCGATACTGTTATTAATCATGATTTAAAAGTAATAAAGTCGATACTAAAATCTTATTCTCTTTCGCTCTCAAGAAGAAATTATCGAATAAAAATTATTGGTAAAGAAATTAATATTAGAAAGGCATTACAAGATATTCTTATTAAGCAAAATACTTCTTATCTATATACTAAAAATGGAATAGATTTTAACACAATTAGATTTTGCGTTAAAGAACTAGAATTTATAAATAAAAAATTAAAAGAAGAAGTTCCTTATCCTTATAATGTTAACATATTATCACATTTATATATATTAATTATGCGTTATAACAGTGATTCAATTAAACATCCAAGTTTAAATAATTTAACTCAAGAAGATATAAATATTATAAAAAATAACAAAACTGCTTATGTTTTAGCAAAACAAGTAATTGAACATGTTGAAACTTTTTTAAAAGCCAGATTACCTAATAATGAAATTTATTTTCTTTTGCAATATCTTTTATCTTCCCATTTAGATATTATGGATAAAATTGAAGATTATGGTTTTAAATATGATTTGGTAAAAAGAGTCACCAATTTTTATATTAAGAATGTAATAAATAGTTTAGATTTGCATACGGTAGATAATGAATTTAAAAAAGATTTATCTAATCATATTAGACCTATGATTAATCGTCTTTATAATAGTATCAATATTCATAATATTTTATTACAAGATATTAAACGAGAATATTTACCACTTTTTAATATTATTGTTGAGACTTCTCGTCAATTAAGTAAAAAATACAAACTACCAAAAATTTCGGATGCAGAAAATGGATTTATTACATTATATTTTGCTCGTTATTTAGAACAAAATAGGCAATATATTCGTGCTTTAGTTGTGTGTACAACTGGAATAGCAACAGCACAATTAATTAAAACAAAAATTCAAGCATGTTTTAATAATATTATTGTTGTTGGTGATGCAGCAAGTGCTGATATAAAAAGGCAATTGATAAAGTATTCGCCTATTGATTTAATTATTTCTACAATTCCGTTAAATGAAAATTTAGGAATACCTATAGTAATAGTTGGAGCTTTACTGACTCAACAAGATAAAAAAAGAATTAACGACATGATTAGTCGCATTTTAGGAAGTGAAAAAATGTTAAGCGACATTACTAATGAATCATTAATTAACTTAAATATTAAAGCTACAGATTGGAAAGATGCTATTAGAAAAAGTTCCGCTTCCTTAGTAAGAGAAGGTTATGCTACTAAAGAGTATGTTGAGGGAATGATTAAAGCTTCTGAAGAATCTGGTCCTTATATTGTTATTAGCAAAGGGGTAGCCTTGCCACATGCTCGCCCAGAATTAGGGGCAAAAAAAATTGGTATAACAATTACAACTTTAAATACGCCAATTAATTTTGGAAATTATAATAATGATCCTGTGAAATTTGTTTTTTCTTTATGTGCAATTGATAATAAATCACATTTAAAGGCCATGTCAGAATTGGTTAATTTTATAAGTAATCGTATTTTTTTAAAAAAATTAGAAAAAGAGAATAATCCTAGTGATGTCTATAAACTTATTCAGGAATTTGAAATGAGGTATAACGAAAATGAGTAA